Below is a genomic region from Prevotella melaninogenica.
CATAGCCATCTTGGTTGCAACTAAACTGTTACAGCCGTGGGCGATATTCGCAAATGGTCCACCATGAACAAAGGCTGCTGTCCCCTCAAGTGTCTGAACAAGATTAGGCTTGATAGCATCCATCAACAGAACTGTTATTGCACCAGCGACGCCGAGATCGCGTACTCTAAATGGTTTGTCGTCAAAGGTGATACCCAAAACCATATTCTCAATACGACGACGGAGGTCTTGCTCACTATCAGCAAGACACAACGCTGCCATAATCTCACTCGCAGGCGTAATATCAAAACCAGACTGTGTTGGTAAGCCATCAGTAGAAGCACCCAGACCAGTAACGATGTTGCGAAGGCTACGATCATTTACGTCCAAGACGCGCTTCCAGAGAATCTGTTTTAAAGTAAAGCCTTCACTACGATGCTGATAAATATAATTATCAAGCAAGGCTGCTATCATATTGTGTGCACTCGTGATAGCATGAAAATCGCCTGTAAAATGGAGATTAATCTTCTCCATAGGTACGACTTGGGCATATCCACCACCAGCAGCACCGCCCTTCATGCCAAAACAAGGACCAAGACTTGGCTCGCGTAAAGCAAGAACCGAACGCTTACCAATGCGATTAAGTGCCATTGATAAACCAATACTAACTGTAGTTTTACCAATACCAGCGCGGGTAGGGGAGATTGAACTAACAAGAACAAGACGGTTGCAAGCTACTCGATCTTCATCAATCAATGAGAGAGGCACTTTTGCCATATACTTACCATAATGCTCCAAAGCATCAGCTGGAATACCGACCGTAGCTGCTACTTCCTCTATTGGCTTCATATTACATGAGCGTGCAATTTCGATGTCAGATTTCATAGTTATATTCTTTTTATAAAGTTATAATCGCAAAGATAGAAATAAAATTTGAATATTACCATTTCTTGCGAAAAAAAGTTTTTTGCTTTTAAATATTATGACCCAACCTTTTGTCGTTTCAAGATGCTTATCTTGTTCTTCGATCTTTCTGTTGTGCCACTTGATTATAGTTTATCCATAGAATACAAGCGCATAAACATCTGCCTATATGCCAAATCCTATCTATC
It encodes:
- a CDS encoding formate--tetrahydrofolate ligase, with product MKSDIEIARSCNMKPIEEVAATVGIPADALEHYGKYMAKVPLSLIDEDRVACNRLVLVSSISPTRAGIGKTTVSIGLSMALNRIGKRSVLALREPSLGPCFGMKGGAAGGGYAQVVPMEKINLHFTGDFHAITSAHNMIAALLDNYIYQHRSEGFTLKQILWKRVLDVNDRSLRNIVTGLGASTDGLPTQSGFDITPASEIMAALCLADSEQDLRRRIENMVLGITFDDKPFRVRDLGVAGAITVLLMDAIKPNLVQTLEGTAAFVHGGPFANIAHGCNSLVATKMAMSLSDYAITEAGFGADLGAEKFLDIKCRKAEIHPRVTVLVSTLRGLKMHGGLVDGASHEQERQALVDGFANLDRHVENMQRFGQPVIVTLNRYGDDTEEEIALLAEHCKVLGVGFAENNVFLKGGEGAEDLARLVVETIDKQGAKDINMTYADEDSIEEKVNKVAKNIYGARSVILKKSAQNKLARIKSWGMDRFPICIAKTQFSFSEDPKQVGVAKNFDITIRDFVINGGAEMIVAIAGEIMRMPGLPKIPQAEKIDIVRGQIEGLA